A DNA window from Mesorhizobium sp. C432A contains the following coding sequences:
- a CDS encoding nuclear transport factor 2 family protein: MTDLNTIAQNYITAWNEADADRRAELLKATFTEDVSYRDPLMQGDGHAGVAKLIDGVQQRFAGFRFSLNGQPDGFGDRIRFSWNLGPEGVPSVIEGTDIGVIENGRLKSVTGFLDKVSAQ; encoded by the coding sequence ATGACCGACCTCAACACGATCGCCCAGAACTACATCACCGCCTGGAACGAGGCCGATGCGGATCGCCGCGCCGAACTGCTCAAGGCCACCTTCACGGAAGACGTCAGCTACCGCGATCCGCTGATGCAAGGCGACGGCCATGCCGGCGTAGCCAAGCTGATCGACGGTGTACAGCAGCGCTTCGCCGGCTTCCGGTTCTCGCTGAACGGCCAGCCGGACGGGTTTGGCGACCGCATCCGCTTCTCGTGGAATCTTGGGCCGGAAGGCGTGCCGTCGGTTATCGAAGGCACCGATATCGGTGTTATCGAGAACGGCCGTCTGAAGAGCGTCACCGGGTTTCTCGACAAGGTGTCGGCGCAGTGA
- the xylB gene encoding xylulokinase: MYLGLDLGTSGVKALLIDAGQKIIGSGHASLDVSRPHPGWSEQNPTDWIRACETAIAELKASHPKELAAVKGIGLSGHMHGATLLDAGDQVLRPCILWNDTRSHAEAAALDADPRFRQLTGNIVFPGFTAPKLAWVKNNEPSVFAKVAKVLLPKDFLRLWLTGEHISEMSDSAGTSWLDVGKRRWSPELLAATSLDERQMPSLVEGTEKAGALRAELAASWGIASGTPVAGGAGDNAASACGMGTVGAGHAFVSLGTSGVLFAANASYLPNPASAVHTFCHALPNTWHQMGVILSATDSLNWLSEISGKKAGELTAELGDVLKAPSGVSFLPYLSGERTPHNDSAIRGSFTGLAHESGRAVLTQAVLEGVAFAFRDSLEALKTAGTILTRVTAIGGGSRSRYWLKAIATALQVPVDIPADGDFGAAFGAARLGLIAAIGADPLAVCTAPRTDATIEPDVPLGGAYADAYQRYRALYPAIKGAMA; this comes from the coding sequence TATCTCGGCCTCGATCTCGGCACGTCGGGCGTCAAGGCGCTGTTGATCGATGCCGGGCAGAAGATCATCGGCTCCGGCCATGCTTCGCTTGACGTATCGCGGCCGCATCCCGGCTGGTCCGAACAAAACCCCACGGACTGGATCCGCGCCTGCGAGACGGCCATTGCCGAGCTGAAAGCCTCGCACCCGAAAGAGCTTGCCGCGGTCAAGGGCATCGGCCTTTCCGGCCATATGCATGGCGCCACCTTGCTCGATGCCGGCGACCAGGTGCTGCGCCCCTGCATTCTGTGGAATGATACGCGCAGCCACGCTGAGGCCGCGGCGCTCGATGCCGACCCGCGCTTTCGCCAACTCACCGGGAATATCGTCTTCCCCGGCTTCACGGCGCCGAAACTCGCCTGGGTGAAGAACAATGAGCCCTCCGTCTTCGCCAAAGTGGCGAAGGTGCTTTTGCCGAAGGATTTCCTGCGGCTGTGGCTGACCGGCGAGCATATCTCAGAAATGTCCGACTCGGCCGGCACCTCCTGGCTCGATGTCGGCAAACGGCGCTGGTCCCCCGAGTTGCTTGCGGCGACATCGCTCGACGAAAGGCAGATGCCGTCGCTGGTCGAAGGCACGGAGAAGGCCGGAGCCTTGCGCGCCGAACTGGCCGCCAGCTGGGGCATAGCATCGGGCACCCCGGTTGCCGGCGGCGCCGGCGACAATGCTGCTTCGGCCTGCGGCATGGGCACGGTCGGCGCCGGCCACGCTTTTGTGTCGCTGGGCACATCTGGCGTGCTGTTTGCCGCCAACGCTTCCTACCTGCCCAATCCGGCAAGTGCGGTCCACACCTTCTGCCATGCCCTGCCCAACACTTGGCACCAGATGGGGGTCATCCTGTCTGCGACCGACTCGCTGAACTGGCTGTCGGAGATTTCAGGCAAGAAGGCCGGCGAATTGACCGCCGAACTTGGCGATGTGCTGAAAGCGCCGAGCGGGGTGTCGTTCCTGCCCTATCTCTCGGGCGAGCGCACGCCGCACAATGATTCCGCCATTCGTGGGTCCTTCACCGGACTGGCGCATGAATCCGGCCGCGCAGTGCTGACGCAGGCCGTGCTAGAAGGCGTCGCCTTCGCCTTCCGAGACAGTCTCGAAGCCTTGAAGACGGCGGGCACGATCTTGACGCGGGTGACGGCGATCGGCGGCGGCTCGCGCTCGCGCTACTGGCTGAAGGCGATCGCCACGGCGCTGCAGGTGCCGGTGGACATTCCGGCCGACGGCGATTTCGGCGCGGCGTTTGGGGCGGCAAGGCTTGGGCTGATCGCTGCAATCGGAGCCGATCCGCTGGCGGTGTGTACGGCGCCGAGGACGGATGCGACGATCGAACCGGATGTCCCGCTTGGCGGGGCGTATGCCGATGCCTATCAGCGCTACCGGGCGCTGTATCCGGCGATCAAGGGCGCCATGGCGTGA